The Artemia franciscana chromosome 11, ASM3288406v1, whole genome shotgun sequence DNA segment ATTGAAAGAAGAgggtttatttatataaatattaactaCTGACAAGGGGGGAAGGTcatccatctcaacctttataACTAGTATTTCCATTGATGACTGGACATCAATATTGACAACAGAGCTAATCAGATCCTTTCTCACAAGAGTCAATAGGCCTCCACCTTTTTGAGAAGAGGAATTTAGGACCCTATCTTTTCTATGTGATGTATAATTTTTAACACTAAAATTTCTTCCAGGGGACAAATGGGATTCTTGGATGCAGACAATTTCTGGGGATTCAATGTCCAAAAACCTTTTTAACTCAACCAAACAATCAATGGGTAGACCTGTAGTGTtaaattgaactattttcatTCTAAACTGTTAGCTGTCTTTGATATTAAGGATTGTTTCCGTTTGTTTTTAGTTGCTTTCTGTTTTGAGATAGGTGAGAGAGCACTTGCATTTCTTTTaaggaattgatttttttctggagaggttttttttttagatttctgaTGTTGGTTTTACAGGTGGAATAGAGATTGGGACAGAGTCAAGAGATTCCAAATCATCTTCAGAAATAGAATGATTTGAGGTGAgatctgtaaaagttctaacAGATGGTGCATGTGAGGAACTAAAGTCTtggaacatttttttcaaacagcttGAGATAGAATCTTcaatttgtttgaattttgaGGATAGGAATGAGCTGATCATTTCAGGAATTTAAACCGTTAAGATATcatcaattattttcttaattaggGGGTTTTCAGACTTTTTGTTGAGTTGACATGAATGGGCTTAGAGTGGGGTTTTCAGGGGATAGAATGGGAGGAAATTCTTCATTAGAAAGATCTGGGGTTGTGTCATTCAGTTGCATGTTGGATTTAAGGATATctgcatacttttttttagaagcaccaatagtgattttttcttgtaCTGCCTTAACAATAACCTTTTCAACATTTCTTGTTACAGAACATGCTTTGTCTTTAGCATGATGGTTGCCAAGACAATTGGGGCACTTGAATAGTGTAATATTATCTCTCTTAATAGTACAAGAAGATGTTAGATGGTTGTTACCACATCTTGAACATCTAGGTTTACTGCAACATACTTTGACAGTGTGGCCATGCCTTTGGCAGTGATTGCAGATcatgacacagggaatatatgtcttgactttttttctatacccagaatagaaataaattcaggAAGGTCAAGTGAAGGAGAAAGGATAAACCCATCAACATTCATCTTGTCAGACATCTACTGACCAAATAGTGAACGTACTCTTGTGAAACCTTGATCCATCAGTTCATCTAATAAGGTTTCACTTGTAAAAATACCCTTGTCAAAGAATACCAGCCCCTCAGGCATGAAGCCCTTGGGGGAGTTTGAGTGCAATCCCTCAGAGCCTTGAGCTGAGGAATCCTTCTCACAGGAAAATGTTAATGATTGGTTATTATCCAAAACTAGCTTCCCTAACTCTAGTATCTTGTTCAATACTGCTTGATTTCTGATCTTAAGGCAGTTAAAACCATTTGAGGATTCTaccaaaattctatatttttggcaTTCATCAAATTGGTTTCTCAACAACATAATTCCTTTCATGATTGCACCCAGTGGTGGATTATGGAGACCAGGCTGCCCTGTTTTAGTCAACCATACTCTAATGATACTGTCCTCACCCGTGAGAACACCAGATTCCCCTGAATCATGGGGGTTAGGCATGGTGAATGCCTTTCCAAACACAACAGAAATATCAATAGAAAGAAATTCCACAAAACCAGTCACAGGGTGAAAagaagagaaggaaaaatatcttaaataccTTAATATTAACTGTTTAAAcagtaaacaaataaaataaaaaattagaatttaatcttcttcttcttaatcagcagacgggcttttcagtcgatactatttagcccttttccttttggctcactctgtgagatcgacagagctatggagctggtttgtcttatatgctttgtatctgctcagatttcttgaagtatatcttttgataccagcagttgaattataagagagcatatattgatctctgtgctctgcgagagagtatggtcagcaagactcttggctgttagtggaattttgtggtgtttgaagcattctaacattttacatcgcagggtatactgtgcagacgtcagcatattacattcaaataggcagtgatctattgtttcattcttaagattagatgacctgcaaaggggggacgagggaacttcgccacttgaattagggatCTGATAtgaaaaatgcctgaaaatttagcccatttgaacctgaccgaattctatgataaatcttggaaaggtgcttacttgggaaaggtgatagggtaggattcttattatttatcagTACCTCTGTAAGTCTCCAGgggtaaatatctctaatggggattggtctcccacttggctagtcaatatttaaagcattttttgctatttcatctgccttatggttacctattatacccgagtggcttggaatatactgtatatgagttaaaataccttttgaagcaaaaaaatcaataatcctaagacaaagaaatgtgtcaatatccatcttattttgagaagctgacgaaagaagctcaaggcttgacaaagagtcggaatatattataatatttttaatattaacattcatatattcattaaccatgaGGAAATCTAATGCCATGATTATGACATTTAGCTCGgcagacattacagatgaattatcttgtaatctctctcctaaagcgatattatgggttgggaagaatgctccgcttgccactttctcattcattttggacccatctacaaaaatttggaaatggtttttataagcaacattatttagctcggcaaattttttctgaataaaagaaatgggggtaagttctttggtccactttgagaagtcagtctttattatgggggttgaccagctccaaggggggggggggtttgggggaatgtgggtgcaattgattttactggcactgggaacTTCTTCTGGAAATTTGCATAATCATTTGCAACGCCTCCACACatagatggatttcttaaccagttatgcagggtatgagaatcattggcttcaatttttgtaaggtacttaattagtagagatcttcttctttcatttattggtgatagtccactctcagtaagcagaaacttaatttttgttggtttcctaagaccaaatataagacgaattatatcattttgtgtcGTTTCGATTTTTTGCATGTGGGTCTTGGCACAACCACCATAAACTATGAGGCAATAATCAATATGGGGtcttatatatgatttataaaattggaatagtgttttctcattacagccccaagctgtggctagtagccttttaattattcttatttttctatagcactttttattgtatttgtgatGTGGAGGTGGAAATTTAGTTATTGGTCAAGTATGAGCCCTagataattaatttgattgtcctctggGATAAGTATTCCATTTAATGTTAGCCTAGCATCATAATGATTTCGCTTATGGTAGAATTGGATAATTTTGACTTTGTGGGTGCAGTAGGTAAAATGGACTTTTGGgagaacttttcaaattggaaaagtgcattttgcaaCTTTGATTGCGCAATCTCGAAGGTAttgccagttgcccataataccagatcgtcagcgtactgtagattggtatgtgggaggttcatgtcccacagaaaaagtgaaaataggaggcagctcaggactgcaccctgtggaaggcctttggttattgaagttttgggtgaagaggctgaacctacacaaacaatgaaacttcggTTTTCTATGAAGGATTTTATGAAGGATACAAGTTTGGGGAGTAGTCCAAGATTTGTAAGTTTAACAAAGAGAATCTGGTGGTCAACATTATCATAAGctctttcaaaatctaggaatgcagcagttaagacattattttttgatagggagtcatttattgcatttgttaacaCTATGAAAGTATCTGTTGATGAGTGGTGTTTCCTGAAGCCAGTTTGAGTATGAGGTATCagattattcttctcaacaaaccaaagcagccgatggtaaatcattttctccattaattttcccagcactggggtaatcattatgggtctatatgactgagggtcatgtttaggtttgtttttctttaaaattggtatGAGAGATGAACATTTCCAGTTATTAGGGAATGTGGATGTAGCCCATGTATGGTTATAGCAATTTAGGAGCTCCTGTTTATACAAAGGGGTAAGATTCTTTATCCATATAGGGTGTATATTATCATAGCTACTTGTAGCATTTGCCCTGATATGTTGTATTGCATTATTAAGTTTATGTATTGAGAATGGACGGTTTATATACTCTGAACCTGGTCAGGGCTAGTAAATAGGATTTGTCATGATTTGTGTggtgatatttttgtttttgatgttagcttttttgagaaaaggaaggcaaataattttgtcttatcAATGTCATTATCATAGTGGGAATTCTCATATATTAGTTCATACATAAGAGGGTTGGaggatgtttttttcccacagatTTTGCTTATAAGTCTATGTATTCTTGGCTCAGATGTTTCTCTGGAaagattatttgcaaaattattccaataattatatttgacattagttattgttctcttgaggttagcctctgcttgtaatttacttaaatatgtgGCAGGGGATGGTTTTCTTAGGTATGCTCTCCTAGTTGCATTTCTTATTCTCCACATAATTTGGCAATCTTTTGTCCACCATGCTTTAGGGGTGTGTTTAGGGATGGTTTTCCTAGGTGAAGTTCTGGGGATAGCTTGATTAGCTGTATTTGTGAATATTGATGTCATAGCTTCAGCACGCGTGTCAGCAGTTACAACTGAGGTATGAGATTTATGGGTGAAACTTAGGACAtcttcattaagtttatttctAAACATGGTCCAATTTGCTTTGGTGTTGACATATTTAGGGATATGTGGGAGAATGCTGGCTGGTTCATTTAAAGAGGATACTATTGCAAAATGGTCAGTgcatagattttcaattttcttaatataaattttatttagtatatttattgaaacaatttGTACGTCAATAGTTGAGAATTTGCCACTTGTggggttaaaatatgtatttagcttaggaggggtagcaattgctaaatcggcattatttgaaatcaatctttCAATAAGCTTACCAGCTTTATTTGCTGGCTTATCTCCCCACAGAAgactgtgggcattaaaatccccgcagatgattatgttttttagcatattagaattagtaatataagtgaaaaatcCAGGCATCTGTAGTCTGGCCATTAGGGTTATAAAGActtaatatgtatgtttttgtattatttatccaGACATTGATACCAATAACAtcaacatcatttgaaaaatctgggaaattaataccgcaaaatttaatattattatttaaaattatagctacgccacctccttttctctgtgaagacctatcctttctcaggatagtatatcctggaaactttgtttgttggttattagtcaaatgggtttcttgaaggcaagcaatatcaatggaATTATTATTCAGAAAagataaaagttcatttaacttattttttgaaagtgatcttacattccactgaagtattgaaatatgctgctttgttgttataattttcattttgctgtgtatcaatctttagctttgctaggagcagagcaagatctttttttgcttggatatgcatgtgattgggtaggtacaattttgccaattcgcttattattttgctttttgtggttgttttagGTTCATTGACTGTACTGCATTAGAATTTAGTATAAACAGGCACATGTTAGGTGTTAATTCATTTGGATTTTCATCTGGCTTTTTGTTGATATTTGATTAATACCCGTTAATACTTCTGATTCATTTCTACTTGGGAGAGGTGGCCATTCTGATCTTCTATCATTACTTGTAGAGGCTAGAAGGTTTGTCCAGGGTGAATCTCTCTTATAGGAATGTGAGCTTGGTTGCTTTGAGGAAGGAGTCTTATTGGGAGTGCTTGATGCTTTTGGTAGAATGGTTGGTCTGTGGGTGAGAGGGTTGGGtggtttcataaagtttttggTCAGGTGTGATTGAGCTGCATTTGCTTCCAATGCTGCAAAAGGTtaaggtatgtttttttctgttgctatttgGAGTGTTAGTGCTCGTTTTTTATAAACAGGGCATaaagttttattagtagaaTCGTGGGGAGCATTGCAGTTGATACATTTTGGctgattgtttttacaatttatcaTTCCAGTGGGGTGGGAGTTTTTAACAAGAATTGCA contains these protein-coding regions:
- the LOC136033343 gene encoding uncharacterized protein LOC136033343, which gives rise to MARLQMPGFFTYITNSNMLKNIIICGDFNAHSLLWGDKPANKAGKLIERLISNNADLAIATPPKLNTYFNPTSGKFSTIDVQIVSINILNKIYIKKIENLCTDHFAIVSSLNEPASILPHIPKYVNTKANWTMFRNKLNEDVLSFTHKSHTSVVTADTRAEAMTSIFTNTANQAIPRTSPRKTIPKHTPKAWWTKDCQIMWRIRNATRRAYLRKPSPATYLSKLQAEANLKRTITNVKYNYWNNFANNLSRETSEPRIHRLISKICGKKTSSNPLMYELIYENSHYDNDIDKTKLFAFLFSKKLTSKTKISPHKS